The Agreia sp. COWG nucleotide sequence GGGATCGACTGGCATAGAGATAAAGGACCAACACAGTGACAGATGGTCAGAACGAATTGGCGGTCCTCGATGACCGGCGACGCGACGAACGCATCGAGCGACATCGGTCTGCTCGGAGAGCTCGTGGGGTGCTTCGCGCCCGCCGCAGGCCGACTCCCATGCGATTTTTGGTGATGCTCATTCTGGTAGTGCCGCTGCTGGCCTACGTGCACTACGTGATCTACCTGGTGCAGATCGGCAGTCCAGCGGCAATACTGGTGACTTTTGGCATCGTGGCCGTGATTTTTGCACTCGTTTTTGTGGCCGCACTCGCGTCTCTTGTTATTCAGCGAGCGGGCGCGGTAAGACAGGAACGAAAGAGGAAGATTCGGGAGCCCTCGTCGACGATGTTCCGGATGTATTCGTGGTTGGATCTCGCGTCAGTCATCAGTGAGATTCCAGGTTCGACCGCGCACGCTCGCGCTCAACCGGACTACTCGCAAATGATGTGGATGACCGCGGATAGTACGGGGTGCGCTTCCTGGCTTTCGCGAGGACAGCCCCGGTTGTCGCTGCGTATCCATGGGACGTCGTCCGGGACATAAGTCTCACCTCTTTGCCCAATCGCAAAGGCGTTGTGCGAGAGGTGCTTTCGCTGACGCTCGAGGTTCCTGCGGGAGTCCATTCTGAACTGCAGGTGGGTCTGCCGGTCGTCGTGTTACGACGCTCACTTATTCCCCGGGCTGTGGTCGACCACCATGCGTTGGAGTCGCTTCTTGATGAGTTGAAGTCTCGACGTCCTAGCTGATGTTGCGAGCTGCAGCCCGCGTTGATGAAGCCATTGCCCGCGACCGCTGTTAGAGCGCACGCAAACGAATCCGGCTGCTTTGCCCACGGCATCCGGGGTCGCAGACGACGACGTCCCTGTGGTCGGGCGCCAGTATCGTGCAGCAGTCGAATCCGGCGTCCGGGACGACGGCGCAGGTGCGGGATGCTTTGGGCGGGGTGGCGTTGCAGGCATCCGATTTGTCGACGGCTGATACGGGCACCCGGTGGAATCTGCTCGATAACCTCGGCTCGGTCGCAGCGCAAGCCGTCGGCGGATCGGTCACCCAGCTCGCTGATTACGACGATTTCGGTGGTCAGAGCTTCGCCACGACGGGGTGGAATGCGGTGCCCGGGTTCGGTTCGGAGCAGTCCGACCCGAGCTATAACTTGAACAGTTATTTCTCGAGGCAGTACGACCCGGGCACGGGGTCGTGGTTGTCACAAGACAGCTACCGGGGGTTGTTGTCGCAGCCGCAGTCGGTGAACAGGTATGCGTTCGTGACGAACAACCCGGCCACCCTGAGCGACGTGCTCGGGTACCGGCCGTATAACCCTGGAGATGGCACGGCTAAGAGCTTTCCCGTCTCTGACTACACCGCGCCCACTGCGCAGGTCTTCACAGACATCGGCAACACCGTCGCCAAAGCTGTCACCGGTCTCACGGGCGGCACCTCAGCCAACAACTCTGACAAGCCTGGCTACGGCACAGGGGAGTGGCTCCGACCCACCACCAGGTCCAACGGCCGACCCTGGGAGCCCGGCTCGACACAGAAGTACTTCCAGGTGAGACACGTTGAAGGTGAAACTGCCAAGCAAAGCTACGGTGATTCGATTGCGCAGCAATGGAATTCCAGCGTTGCTGGGATCGTGCCGAAGTGGAATGAGACTTGGGATAACTTCTTCTTCCACAATGTTCAAGCCGAGCACGATGCTCAGGCTTGGGCGTGGAGTCCAAAAACTTATGGAGACGCGTTTGGAGACTGGAAAAAGACGGAAGTGACCCTGGGTCACCTGTCGACTATCACCGGGGGCGCCGCTATCGGCTCAGCTTTCATACCTGGAGCCGACATTGCGTCCCCAGTCCTCTCGGAGATTAGTTTGGTCACAAGCGCCGGGTCGTCTGCTATCGCGTGCACGGCTGGCTCGGGCTGGGGTTCAAATGCCTGTTCAATGGGATTTACATTGACGATAGTTGGAGCTGCCACATTCGGATATGGGACGGCCCTAGGACGGGTGGGTCTAGAAGTTGGCGGAAGTCAGTTGCCGGCTGATCTATTGGTCGCAGGGTATGGAGGTCTTACATGGTGAACGACAGGGAAAGCCGGATGCTTGTTGCTGGCGTAACCGCTTACAGGCTGTTGCAACTGAGATTTAGGGCTACGTCGGCGGCGATTGTGCTAGCTGCATTGGTCATCCTTCTGAACATTTCGAGGGTTCCGCAAAGTTGGATAACTGTGGTTCTGGTGTGGCTCGCTTTTTTGGCGGTGGTTTTGATTGCAGTGATGATCGGGCTTCTCGACTCCAAGCAGCGCGCTGAGAGGAGGGCGGGCTACACAACCCTCAGGATTGGCGACAGGAAATTGGAACAACGGGACCCTTACATGGGACGGGTCATCCGTGCACCCGGGGGCCGGTATCTGAATCGAACTGAATTCACGGCCGCGGTCCAATCGGCGAAGAAAGATGCGTCGGAATTGTCAGGATCTGAAGCCGGGTCGGTCAAGCCGACAACTTGAACCCGCGGGCATAATCTGGCACGAGTGCGAGCCGCCGCGTTGTGAGGTATCAAGTCGTCACTTGAACTGACACTTTCCTCCGGAAACGGACAGTCAATCGCCCGCCGCTGCTTCATCAGACAGCCTGCCGGCGAACAACTACCTCGGCGGTCGCACCACGCCCGCCCCGGCCAACCCTGTCGCCGACGGCGAGCGCAGTAGCGAATGGCAATTCGATTTCGGATCCGATCAACGGACCTCAGACGTTCCTCGAGCACTCCCTAGGCGCACCCACGTCAGAGTTGCAGCTTGCACGGGAGTACATTGACCACATTCCAAGCGTCGTGAAGGGTGATTAGCAATGGAACAGGAGCTTCCAGACCATCTCACGCCCGAGGCTTTCGAAGTGCTCCGGAACCTGGACGAGGCCGTGGCCGCTATTCACCCGGCTCTGCGGACAATCTATGAAGAGAATTTCGAGGACGGTTCGATTCCCACTCCTCTGATGGCAATGGCTGAGTACACCTTTTGGGCAACGGTCAACCGTCTAGATGAGCCTGAAGCCGTATATGGACTGTTGTCATTTCTGGAGCGGACGTATTCCGAGGGCGATCCCGTCGTGACGGACTGTATCGCCCTGATGCTCCTCGAGAATCTCGTGGGAGAACCAGAGATGATTGATCTTCTCGGGCCAAGGCTGCGAGATGAAATGACGAAGCTGACGGGAATCTGAGCATGGCCGGCCACGCCACCAGGATGGACACTGGTCCAGTCAGAGAACTCTTAGTTTTCATACTGGGGCAGGCAAACTTCCCGGGGTCGAATGCGCTTCGCATGCAGGCGTCAGATGTCGAAATCGTGGGTGGGTCTGTGACAATGCTGGATCTTCGAATTCCTGACCAAAGCCCAATTTCGCTGGCCGTCGATGGGGTTGTTCCCTTGTCGACGCAAGTCGTGGAAGGTCACGATGAGCCCCTGGGTGAGCTCCTGATCTGGGTCAGTGGTGGACGACTCAGCTGCCTTGAATTTGCGTGGTGGACTGACGATCCACCCTTCCGGTTGCCTTCACCAGCCCAGATCCGGTTTATGTGACCTAACGCTAGAAGCACGTGGTCTGTCCTACGCGAGTGGCACGGATGGAACAATCGAGTACATCCTCCACGGAGCCGATGAGATGACCCATCGTGCCTCCATTCCCTCGAAATGGGCGACCTGTGACAGTGAACGTGAGATTCAGTTCCGATGTCCCCGAATTGATCGGAGGACCGCTTGCGAGCCAAGAGATTCCCATCGATCTTTTTGGATATCCAACTCTCGACGAAATCAAGAGGGCTCGCGAACGGGGGTGCCTAGGTTCACTTGGCGTAATCGAACTCGCGACAACGAAGTGGAGCTCTGGGGTCAAGTTGGAACCTTACGAGTCAGAGCTGGCTTTGCTTCTGTCAGACGAGGCGGACCGGGTCGACGTCATCCTCGGGCTGAACCCCAGTGCCGATGAGGATTCCCACCTTCGAGTCCTTCCAGGGTGGGACGAGGCGGACAGGTACTGGCTGGATTTGTTCCTCCGTGCGATAGCTACAAGCGCTCAACAAGCTGCTGTGCCGGAGGCGGTTAACTTCATCCTCGACGAATTCTCCTATCCAGATGATCTCGACCATCTGAGTCATCGAACGGACCCCACAGCAGCCTCGTCTCTAAGCGGGCTGCCACTCAGCGAAGAACTAGATTCGTACCTGACTGCGCGTGTCCACCATTACGTGTCGCGGCAGACCTCACGCATGCCGTCCACCGAGTCGTCGTAGGGCCTCAGCAGCAACGCGGTCACCGATTCGCCCTGGCGGTAGGTTCAAATCATGAATCTTGCCGAAATGCAGGAGGCGTTCGACAACGCCTTCGATCAGTCGTTGGTCTTTCATGGATTTACCGAATACATGCGTGACTTCGAAATGATCATGCAATTCAGTGCCGATCCCAGCACGGGAATTCCGACAGAGCACTTTCGTTACATCTTCGTTCACTGCGTGCAGGCAACTATTTCGACCGCTCTGCCGCCCCAAGCCTGGGCGGCATCGCTGGATGAACGGCTCACCGACTACGAGACGGGCTCCGAGCTCGACGGTTACGTCTGGGGCGTCAAATGGCAGGCGCTCTATCCAGGCTTCGAGGTCGCTTCGCAATCCGGGGTGGGAAAGTCGTGGTCCGACAAAGTCGGCATCCCTTTCTACGAGGTGCGAGTCGAGGCGAATGGCCATAACTTCGATTTGGTCTTCTCCGATTTGCGCGTGGAGCCAGCGCCTCCCGGATATAGCCCTTTCGTCGTAGGAACTCCTTTCTGGGACGGCAAGGTTCCGTTGCCTGGAGCGTGACCGACGAAACAGCGGCCGCCCGCGTTACTGCGGTGAATATCGGAGCCCGGGGTTCGTTTGCGCCAACCCTGACTTTGGAAGAAGTGCCCATCGCATCCGGGACCGTCGTCGCCAAGATGACCTGTCTCACCGACTCCGCTGGGATGTGGCGAAGTGCGCACGCCGGAGGGTGCGGCGACGCTACTCAAGCGAACGTCTGGCAGGCGACGGGTTACGACCATCGCATCCTGCGGAGGCTCCGCTCGCTAGATCGTGATGTCGGCATGACTTTCGCGAGCATTGACGCTCGCCGGCGGGGGTGACGCGGCGCGGTCGTCCCGGCTGATAGCCCACGCCATCAGACCAAGTGCCCCGAATATCGTGGCCGCAATCGGCGGCCCGCACACGAACACAAGAAAAAGTACGAGGACAATCAGTAATCCGCCTGAATCCATGAGTGGCCTTTCGCTGCCTCGAGAGTACGCCCCGAACACGGAAACCTTTCCCGACGGCTGGTTGCACATCGCCGCGAAGACGGCGCCCGCCGCTCTACGAGATCAGCCACCCGTTGTCTGCTGCGATTCTCACTGCCTCGCCGCCGTTGCGCGCGCGCGTCTTGCCGATGGCGCTCGAGAGGTGGTTGCGGATGGTGCCCTCAGAGAGGTGCAGAGCGCGGGCGACGTCGGCGATGCTGCCCTCGGAACGCAAGGCGAGCAGCACGTCGGTCTCTCTCGTCGTCAGCGGAGAGCTTCCGGTCACCAGCGATTCCGTCGCGAGCAGCGGGTCGACTACCCGCAGCCCCTGCGCGACTCTGCGAACAGCGTCGGCGAGTTGATCGGAGGGGGTGTCTTTGACCACGAAGCCGGATGCCCCGGATTCGAGCGCCCGCCGCAGATACCCGGGTCGACCGAAGGTCGTCACGATGATCGATCTGCATCCGGTGTCGGCGTCACGCAGCTGCCGAGCGACAGCGAGGCCATCCAGCCCCGGCATCTCGATGTCGAGCAGCGCGACGCTCGCACCCGTGGTCGTCACCAGGTCGAGCACCTCGTCGCCCCGACCAGCCTGACCGACGATCTCGAAGTCGGCCTCGAGGTCGAGCAGCGAGGCGAGAGCGCCACGCACCAGCGCCTGGTCGTCGGCGATCACGATCTTGATGCCCTCGGTCATGAACGCCTCGTCGCCGTGAGCTCGAAGCCGCCCTTTTGGCTGGGGCGTGTCTGCACGACCGCGCCGACCTGCGCAGCGCGCTCCCGAAGGCCCTGCAGCCCGTGCCCGCCATTGTTCGACCGCTGATGGGGCGCGTCGGGGCCGCGGCCGTCGTCGGCGATCACCAGGTGGTCGGCTTCGACGGATACCCAGCACGACGTCGCCCCAGAGTGACGGATGACATTGGTGACCCCCTCTCGCACCACCCAGGCGAAGACGGCCTGCAGCGCCGGTTCGACGACCGTGGTCTCGTGCGGCAGCTCGGCCCGGATGCCTGCGGCGGCCAGCGCGGTCTGCGCCGCGGTGAGCTCGGCGTCGAGTGTGATCTCGCGATAGTTCGCAACTGCAAGCCGAAGATCTGCGAGGGCGCTGCGGGTCAAATGCTCCACATCGGCGATCTCGGTCTCGGCCCGCTTCGGATCGATCGTCACGAGCCGCCTGGCGAGATTGGACTTGACGGCGATGACGGTGAGGGAATGCCCCAGCACGTCGTGCAGATCGCGCCCGAAGCGCGCCCGTTCCGCCACGACGGCCAGCCGCGCGATCTCCTCGTTGGCCACCCTGAGATTGTCGTTGGATGCGCTGAGCGCGCCGATCCCGATGAGAGAGATCGCGCTGACCGTCGTGACGACGGGGGCGAACCCCGTTCCGTCAACGAAGTCGGCGCTGGCAGCCACGGCCAATTGAACCAGCACCACGAACAGGGCCGACGGCAGGGATGCTTTCAGGGGCAGCCCGATGAAGGCGAGCATCGAGACGACGAGCAGCCAGAGCCAGACCGTCTCGATTCCGATGAGGGAGAACAAGACGCACGACGCGAGCCAGTAGGCGGCGACCGCGGCCAGCTTCGTGCGCAAAGACTCCGGCTGCAGGAGTGGCCCGAACACCATGAAGACGGCGTAGAAGACGGCCAAGACCACGAGGGAGAGTGCCTTGAGGGCGATCTCGCCCGAGCCGAGGATCACCGATGCGACCAGGATGCCCTGCCAGAGCAGTCCGAAGCCGGCGCCGAGATACCAGTGCCGCGCATCCGGTGCACGAAGACGCTCGGCGAACCCCGGAGGGCGGCCCGCGCCCGCCTCGAGGGTCGCATCAGTCACGGTGGTCATTCTAGGTCTCAGGCTCGCGCGGCATCCCGGCGATACCGCCACGTGATGAGCGCCGCGAGTGCGGCCGTCCAAGCCGCGAGCACCACGACGGGAAGCAGGGCGTCGCCGCCACCGGCAGCGCCCATCTGGCCGAGCCTGTTCAGCCAATACGACGGCATGACCTGGGCGATGTTCGAGATCCACGACGGCATGATCTCGAGGGGAATCCACAGCCCGCCCACAATCGCCATACCGAGAAACACGACCATGAAGAGCGGCTGTGCGAACTCCTGCTTGGCGAACTGGCCGATCGCCACGGCGATGAGAGAGAACGGGATGACGCCGATCCAGATGCCGAGACCGGCGAGCAGCCAGGAGCCGGGAGCGAGCGTCGCATGGAACACCATCATGGAGACGATGAACAGCAGCGCGATGGTGGCCGCCGACGTCAGCAGTGCGCCGGCTATTTTCGACAACAGGTACCCCGCTCCCGACAGCGGCGTGACGCGCAGCTGCCTGTTCCACCCGTAGGCCCGCTCCGTCGTGATCGCGAAGGCCTGCGAGAGGGCGGCCATCATGGCGCCGTACGCGGCCATTTGAACCGTCGTGACGATCAGCCAGGGCAGCCCGGTGCGGGGCTCCAGCTGCCCATCGGCGCCGTAGATGCCTCCGAAGATGAGCAGCATGACGAGCGGAACGAGGAAGGTGAAGAGCAGGGCGTGAACGTTGCGCAGTTGGCGCAGAGACTCGAGCGCGACGTAGCGCAGCGGGATGGTGGGGAGCCGTTCGGCGATGGTCATGTCATTCTCCTGAGGGTGCGGTGAGCGCGAGGAACGCGTCGTCCATGTTGTGGGCCACGATCTCCACGTTGCGAGCGGAGGGCACGACGGCCAGCAGCCGTCGGAGGGTGGCGTCGGAGTCCTCCGCGACGAGGTCGAAGCGACCGCCGCGATGTTCCACCGCACCGATTCCGGGGATGGCCCCGACGGCCGCGAGGGTGCTGCCGACGACACTGTCGTCGACCTCGAAACGGATGACGCGTCCCGAGACGACCGCCTTGACCTCGGCAGGGGTTCCATCGGCCACGACCCGGCCCGCGTTCATGATCACGATGCGGTCGGCGAAGGTGTCGGCCTCGTCGAGATAGTGGGTGGCGAAGACGACCGTGCGGCCCTTCTCGGTGAACTCGCGCATCGAGAGCCAGAAGTCCCTTCGCGATTCCACGTCCATCGCCGCGGTCGGCTCGTCGAGGATCAGCAGCTGCGGGTCAGAGACCACGGCCACCGCGAATCTGGCCCGCTGCAGCTGGCCGCCCGAGAGCTTCGACACGCGCTGGCCGGCGAGATCGGCGATGCCCGCCATGGCGAGGGCCTCGATGACGGGCAGCGGATGCCTGTGGGCGGCTGCGACGAGCGTGACGCTCTGGCCCACGGTGAGCGTGGGCAGCATCGCCGCGCCCTGCAGCATGGCTCCGACCTGGCCGGCCACGATCGCCGCTCGCGGGTCTGCTCCGAAGAGCCTCGCCGTTCCCGCGCTCGGGGTGCTGAGCCCGAGGGCCAGGTCGATGCAGGTCGACTTGCCCGCGCCGTTCGGGCCCAGAAGGGCGACGACCTCTCCGCGCCGCACGGTCAGATCGACCCCGGCGACGGCCTTCACCGCGCCGAAATTCTTGTGCAGGCCGTCGAGCTCTATCGCTGCTGATGTCATGATCCCAGCGTGCTCGACCTCCGGCGAGCGCGGCCACGACGCCGATCATGTCGTCGTCGTGACAATTGTCAGCTCCGTTGAAAGATTGTTTACGGCAGAGGAGACCTGTTCTCAGAAGCTCACCTAGTGCCACGCGCGCTGAAGCCTCTCCGCATCTATGCGGCGAATGTCGGGCGCCGGGGTTAGCCTTCCTCAACCATGACTCTGCATGCCGTGCCCGTCGCATCCGACGTCGTCGAGACCGTCTA carries:
- a CDS encoding RHS repeat-associated core domain-containing protein; translation: MQQSNPASGTTAQVRDALGGVALQASDLSTADTGTRWNLLDNLGSVAAQAVGGSVTQLADYDDFGGQSFATTGWNAVPGFGSEQSDPSYNLNSYFSRQYDPGTGSWLSQDSYRGLLSQPQSVNRYAFVTNNPATLSDVLGYRPYNPGDGTAKSFPVSDYTAPTAQVFTDIGNTVAKAVTGLTGGTSANNSDKPGYGTGEWLRPTTRSNGRPWEPGSTQKYFQVRHVEGETAKQSYGDSIAQQWNSSVAGIVPKWNETWDNFFFHNVQAEHDAQAWAWSPKTYGDAFGDWKKTEVTLGHLSTITGGAAIGSAFIPGADIASPVLSEISLVTSAGSSAIACTAGSGWGSNACSMGFTLTIVGAATFGYGTALGRVGLEVGGSQLPADLLVAGYGGLTW
- a CDS encoding response regulator transcription factor, whose amino-acid sequence is MTEGIKIVIADDQALVRGALASLLDLEADFEIVGQAGRGDEVLDLVTTTGASVALLDIEMPGLDGLAVARQLRDADTGCRSIIVTTFGRPGYLRRALESGASGFVVKDTPSDQLADAVRRVAQGLRVVDPLLATESLVTGSSPLTTRETDVLLALRSEGSIADVARALHLSEGTIRNHLSSAIGKTRARNGGEAVRIAADNGWLIS
- a CDS encoding sensor histidine kinase, whose protein sequence is MTDATLEAGAGRPPGFAERLRAPDARHWYLGAGFGLLWQGILVASVILGSGEIALKALSLVVLAVFYAVFMVFGPLLQPESLRTKLAAVAAYWLASCVLFSLIGIETVWLWLLVVSMLAFIGLPLKASLPSALFVVLVQLAVAASADFVDGTGFAPVVTTVSAISLIGIGALSASNDNLRVANEEIARLAVVAERARFGRDLHDVLGHSLTVIAVKSNLARRLVTIDPKRAETEIADVEHLTRSALADLRLAVANYREITLDAELTAAQTALAAAGIRAELPHETTVVEPALQAVFAWVVREGVTNVIRHSGATSCWVSVEADHLVIADDGRGPDAPHQRSNNGGHGLQGLRERAAQVGAVVQTRPSQKGGFELTATRRS
- a CDS encoding ABC transporter permease; translated protein: MTIAERLPTIPLRYVALESLRQLRNVHALLFTFLVPLVMLLIFGGIYGADGQLEPRTGLPWLIVTTVQMAAYGAMMAALSQAFAITTERAYGWNRQLRVTPLSGAGYLLSKIAGALLTSAATIALLFIVSMMVFHATLAPGSWLLAGLGIWIGVIPFSLIAVAIGQFAKQEFAQPLFMVVFLGMAIVGGLWIPLEIMPSWISNIAQVMPSYWLNRLGQMGAAGGGDALLPVVVLAAWTAALAALITWRYRRDAARA
- a CDS encoding ABC transporter ATP-binding protein, translated to MTSAAIELDGLHKNFGAVKAVAGVDLTVRRGEVVALLGPNGAGKSTCIDLALGLSTPSAGTARLFGADPRAAIVAGQVGAMLQGAAMLPTLTVGQSVTLVAAAHRHPLPVIEALAMAGIADLAGQRVSKLSGGQLQRARFAVAVVSDPQLLILDEPTAAMDVESRRDFWLSMREFTEKGRTVVFATHYLDEADTFADRIVIMNAGRVVADGTPAEVKAVVSGRVIRFEVDDSVVGSTLAAVGAIPGIGAVEHRGGRFDLVAEDSDATLRRLLAVVPSARNVEIVAHNMDDAFLALTAPSGE